Proteins encoded within one genomic window of Granulicella pectinivorans:
- a CDS encoding M16 family metallopeptidase, with protein sequence MSATLVEPLLPVSSPVRNLRRTVLPNGLLVLTERMEHMRSVSMGVWIDSGSRDEAPEVNGISHFVEHMVFKGTTSRSAQQLAMEVDQIGGNLDAFTGKEQICFNIKCLDDNLTPALDLLSDLVLHPTFTPDDIAREQGVILEEIKMDEDNPDYLVHEIYTQNFWKGDALGRPILGTVKTVSSFDQAVVRAEYARRFTPRNMVFSAAGNIEHDAFVASVEQQFASLKPGGENVKQVTAPVANPHIALKHKKSLEQVQVCLGVPAPCVTDERRYAIYLLNSILGGGMSSRLFQTIREDEGMAYSIYSEMSPFRDVGSLSVYAGTSADKVEKLLRLTMKELRRLKDEAVTPAELKRAKDQMKSNIVLGLESSSSRMSNLARQQMYYGRFFGVDEITNEIEAVTPEQMQAIARELFDADKMALAMLGNLGGLKIQRSDLTC encoded by the coding sequence ATGTCCGCAACCCTGGTTGAACCGCTTTTGCCCGTTTCGAGTCCTGTTCGCAATCTTCGCCGTACCGTTCTTCCCAATGGCCTTCTCGTGTTGACTGAGCGGATGGAACATATGCGGAGCGTTTCGATGGGGGTGTGGATCGACTCGGGATCGCGGGATGAGGCTCCCGAGGTCAACGGCATCTCGCATTTTGTCGAACACATGGTCTTCAAAGGGACGACTTCACGGTCTGCCCAGCAGCTCGCCATGGAGGTCGACCAGATCGGCGGCAACCTCGACGCGTTCACGGGCAAGGAACAGATCTGCTTCAATATCAAGTGTTTGGACGACAATCTCACCCCGGCACTCGACCTGCTGAGCGACCTGGTGCTGCATCCTACGTTTACGCCTGACGATATTGCGCGGGAGCAGGGCGTAATTCTCGAAGAGATCAAGATGGACGAGGATAACCCCGACTATCTGGTTCACGAGATCTATACACAGAATTTCTGGAAGGGCGATGCGCTGGGGCGTCCCATTCTGGGAACGGTCAAGACGGTTTCGAGCTTCGACCAGGCGGTGGTTCGGGCGGAGTACGCCCGGCGGTTTACGCCGCGGAACATGGTGTTTTCGGCTGCCGGAAATATCGAGCACGATGCCTTTGTCGCGAGCGTCGAACAGCAGTTCGCGTCGCTCAAGCCGGGTGGCGAGAATGTGAAGCAGGTTACGGCTCCGGTGGCGAACCCGCACATTGCCTTGAAGCACAAGAAGTCGCTGGAGCAGGTTCAGGTCTGCCTCGGGGTGCCTGCGCCGTGCGTGACGGACGAGCGGCGGTACGCGATCTATCTGCTGAACTCGATTCTGGGCGGCGGCATGAGCTCGCGGCTGTTCCAGACGATCCGCGAGGACGAGGGGATGGCCTACTCGATCTACTCGGAGATGAGCCCGTTCCGCGATGTGGGTAGCCTGAGCGTCTATGCGGGCACGTCGGCGGACAAGGTGGAAAAGCTGCTGCGGCTTACGATGAAGGAGTTGCGGCGTCTGAAGGATGAGGCGGTTACACCCGCCGAGCTGAAACGAGCCAAAGACCAGATGAAGAGCAATATCGTTCTGGGTCTGGAGAGCAGTTCAAGCCGCATGTCGAATCTAGCGCGGCAGCAGATGTACTACGGACGGTTCTTTGGGGTGGATGAGATCACGAACGAGATTGAGGCGGTGACCCCGGAACAGATGCAGGCGATTGCGCGGGAGCTGTTCGATGCGGATAAGATGGCGCTGGCGATGCTCGGCAACCTGGGCGGGTTGAAGATCCA
- a CDS encoding DUF305 domain-containing protein: MQNPILTLALSLALSLAAQQAGPPITQPGAPGHPSKTLTPAAAAVPDRPPSDADVRFMQGMIMHHGQAVEMTHLLVTRSRDPEVQALGQRITISQTDEMAFMKRWLTDRGKPLELPMDMDMDPNMDMSAMMPGMLTRPQMEALRKASGPAFDHLFLTGMIQHHTGALSMVQDLFATPAAAQDPVLFDFATDVDNTQLAEIDFMKQMLAHENSKEKK; this comes from the coding sequence TTGCAGAACCCTATCCTCACCCTCGCCCTCTCGCTTGCGCTCTCCCTCGCCGCCCAACAGGCAGGCCCGCCGATTACGCAACCCGGTGCGCCCGGCCATCCCTCGAAGACCCTCACCCCCGCCGCAGCCGCCGTGCCTGATCGTCCCCCGTCCGATGCCGACGTCAGATTCATGCAGGGCATGATCATGCATCACGGACAAGCCGTCGAGATGACCCACCTCCTCGTCACGCGTTCCCGAGACCCCGAGGTCCAGGCTCTCGGTCAGCGCATCACCATCTCCCAGACCGACGAGATGGCCTTCATGAAACGCTGGCTCACCGACCGCGGCAAGCCCCTCGAACTCCCCATGGATATGGATATGGACCCGAACATGGATATGTCCGCCATGATGCCCGGCATGCTCACCCGCCCGCAGATGGAGGCTCTCCGCAAGGCCTCCGGGCCCGCGTTCGACCACCTCTTTCTTACCGGCATGATCCAGCACCACACCGGAGCCCTCAGCATGGTGCAGGACCTCTTCGCCACGCCCGCAGCCGCCCAGGATCCCGTCCTGTTCGACTTCGCCACCGACGTCGACAACACCCAACTCGCCGAGATCGACTTCATGAAACAGATGCTTGCCCACGAGAATTCCAAGGAGAAGAAATGA
- a CDS encoding LVIVD repeat-containing protein, with protein sequence MTRKLAFTLGLALSASFCAAQVAPTVYVNPRADNDDPRVGLKAGLYDAGEAAMGVQKITSLPKPNGFAPDLALIAAMDAAPPPDPNAPRPRPNPNARSPYGTTNSDLAFVGHHIIVGNYYGVNFYDASDPLKVRLESSLICPGGQGDVTVYGHLLFMSVEAANGRQDCGTQGIPLPEGYVAPTPPPPPPGAPVGMRRPPEPPPSPDRIKGIRIFDITDVTKPQQVALVQTCRGSHTNTLVTDPNDKENVYIYISGSAGVRPTAELAGCSGKEDDPDTALYTIVIIKVPLAHPELAKVVASPHIFADPATGTLNALWKGGDHGAGTQTTSSTRGCHDITIFASMGLAAGACSGNGILLDIHDPVHPVRLDAVSDPNYAFWHSANFANDGSKVLFTDEWGGGGQPRCRASDPMNWGADAIFKLTADKKLVLQSYYKMPAPQTENENCVAHNGSLIPIPGRDILVQSWYQGGVSIVDFTDATHPMEIGYFDRGPVNGKAHAMGGQWSTYWYNGYIYGSEIARGLDVLKLVPSKFVTQNEIDAANLVHYGELNVQNQPKITWPANYIVAKAYLDQLARGTSLPANKIAAIDAAIDKRSKKDMSKLAAELDKTAPASPADANRLKAVSAILKGGGATGMGAE encoded by the coding sequence ATGACCCGGAAACTAGCCTTCACCCTCGGCCTCGCCCTGTCGGCTTCGTTCTGCGCCGCCCAGGTAGCCCCCACGGTCTACGTCAACCCGCGCGCCGACAACGACGATCCCCGCGTTGGCCTCAAAGCCGGTCTTTACGACGCCGGCGAAGCCGCGATGGGCGTTCAGAAGATCACCTCTCTCCCCAAGCCCAACGGCTTCGCGCCCGATCTCGCCCTCATCGCCGCCATGGACGCCGCGCCTCCGCCCGACCCCAACGCCCCGCGTCCCCGCCCGAACCCGAATGCCAGAAGTCCCTACGGCACCACCAACTCCGATCTCGCCTTCGTCGGCCACCACATCATCGTGGGCAACTACTACGGCGTCAACTTCTACGACGCCTCCGACCCCCTCAAGGTCAGGCTTGAGTCGTCGCTCATCTGCCCTGGCGGACAGGGTGACGTCACCGTCTACGGCCATCTCCTCTTCATGTCCGTCGAAGCCGCCAATGGCCGTCAGGATTGCGGCACACAGGGCATCCCTCTGCCCGAGGGATACGTCGCTCCCACGCCTCCTCCTCCGCCGCCTGGAGCCCCGGTCGGCATGCGCCGCCCACCTGAGCCGCCGCCCAGCCCTGATCGCATCAAGGGAATCCGTATCTTCGACATCACCGATGTGACGAAGCCCCAGCAGGTCGCGCTCGTTCAGACCTGCCGCGGCTCCCACACCAACACCCTGGTCACCGACCCCAACGACAAAGAGAACGTCTACATCTACATCTCCGGCTCCGCGGGCGTTCGTCCCACCGCCGAACTCGCCGGCTGCTCCGGCAAGGAAGACGATCCGGACACTGCCCTCTACACCATCGTCATCATCAAGGTGCCGCTCGCCCATCCGGAACTCGCCAAGGTCGTAGCCAGCCCGCACATCTTCGCCGATCCCGCAACCGGAACGCTCAACGCCCTCTGGAAGGGAGGTGACCACGGTGCAGGGACGCAGACCACCTCCAGCACGCGCGGCTGCCACGACATCACCATCTTCGCCTCCATGGGACTCGCCGCCGGCGCCTGCTCCGGCAACGGCATCCTGCTCGATATCCACGACCCCGTCCACCCCGTCCGTCTCGACGCCGTCTCCGATCCCAACTACGCCTTTTGGCACTCCGCAAACTTCGCCAACGACGGCTCCAAGGTTCTCTTCACCGACGAGTGGGGCGGCGGTGGCCAGCCGCGCTGCCGCGCCAGCGATCCCATGAACTGGGGTGCCGACGCCATCTTCAAGCTCACCGCCGACAAGAAGCTTGTCCTGCAGTCCTACTACAAGATGCCCGCGCCCCAAACCGAGAATGAGAACTGCGTCGCCCACAACGGCTCGCTCATCCCCATCCCAGGTCGCGACATCCTCGTGCAGAGCTGGTATCAGGGAGGCGTCTCCATCGTCGACTTCACCGACGCCACTCACCCCATGGAGATCGGCTACTTCGACCGCGGTCCTGTCAACGGCAAGGCCCACGCCATGGGCGGACAGTGGTCCACCTACTGGTACAACGGCTACATCTACGGCTCGGAGATCGCGCGCGGTCTCGACGTTCTCAAGCTCGTTCCATCGAAGTTCGTCACGCAGAACGAGATTGACGCCGCCAACCTCGTCCACTACGGTGAGCTCAACGTCCAGAACCAGCCAAAGATCACCTGGCCCGCGAACTACATCGTCGCCAAGGCCTATCTCGACCAGCTCGCTCGCGGAACCTCGCTGCCTGCGAACAAGATTGCCGCCATCGACGCGGCCATCGACAAGAGGTCGAAGAAGGACATGTCGAAGCTCGCCGCGGAACTGGACAAGACCGCACCCGCATCCCCCGCCGACGCAAATCGCCTGAAGGCTGTCTCCGCCATCCTCAAGGGTGGAGGGGCAACCGGCATGGGCGCCGAATAG
- a CDS encoding EamA family transporter, protein MDPKSQTPRWQILLAFGIIYFVWGSTFLAIRVGVHEVPPFLFAALRFLAAGAVLFGWMRARGEAIPTPRQWASVCLMAILIFVCDYGFLFWAERRIPSGIAAVMMATIPAFMSLSEIAILRTQRLTARLIVALVIGLAGVAVLMLPSLHLGDAPIDRPGALACLFGAVCWSVASALSRKLPLPPSKPMNSGAQMLVGGIFLTITAALLGELRGFHPTAVSTHAWLALLYLIVPGSIIGFTAYVWLLHHFSPTKVGTYAYVNPVVAVILGYFAGGEALGPRTILGTICVLASVLVITTAPAPRSGRERRTKPALS, encoded by the coding sequence ATGGACCCCAAATCCCAAACTCCACGCTGGCAGATTCTGCTTGCCTTTGGCATCATCTACTTCGTCTGGGGCTCGACCTTCCTCGCTATCCGCGTCGGCGTCCACGAGGTCCCACCCTTCCTCTTCGCCGCCCTCCGCTTCCTCGCGGCCGGAGCCGTCCTCTTCGGCTGGATGCGCGCCCGAGGCGAAGCCATTCCCACGCCGCGTCAGTGGGCCTCCGTCTGCCTTATGGCGATCCTCATCTTCGTCTGCGACTACGGCTTCCTCTTCTGGGCCGAACGACGCATCCCCTCAGGCATCGCCGCCGTCATGATGGCCACCATCCCCGCCTTCATGTCGCTCTCCGAGATCGCGATCCTTCGCACCCAGCGCCTCACCGCCCGCCTTATCGTCGCGCTCGTCATCGGCCTCGCCGGCGTGGCCGTCCTCATGCTGCCCTCGCTCCACCTCGGCGATGCCCCCATCGATCGCCCGGGAGCCCTCGCCTGCCTCTTCGGAGCCGTCTGCTGGTCCGTTGCCTCGGCGCTCTCGCGTAAGCTCCCCCTGCCGCCCTCCAAGCCCATGAACTCCGGAGCCCAGATGCTCGTCGGCGGCATCTTCCTCACCATCACCGCGGCCCTCCTCGGCGAACTCCGCGGCTTCCACCCCACAGCCGTCTCCACCCACGCCTGGCTCGCCCTGCTTTACCTCATCGTCCCCGGCTCCATCATCGGATTCACGGCATACGTGTGGCTCCTGCATCACTTCTCCCCCACGAAGGTAGGCACCTACGCCTACGTCAATCCGGTCGTCGCGGTGATTCTCGGCTATTTCGCTGGAGGCGAAGCCCTCGGCCCTCGCACCATCCTCGGGACCATCTGTGTTTTGGCCAGCGTGCTGGTCATCACCACCGCGCCCGCGCCCCGTTCCGGTCGAGAGAGGAGGACTAAACCCGCCTTATCATGA
- a CDS encoding GAF domain-containing protein — MLASPVQNIADTGIEVIDLRENLEFASRSLHVRNAATQLEGIRRLSQAFIGDPFNVLQVLVDAAVDLCGADSAGITIERDERDRTEANFYQWVVTAGQYSHFASATLPHDPNPCRICLERQGPQFFRVTPRYFEIMGIVAESVTDGLLLPWEVDETRGTVWIVAHGRQEAFDSQDVGMMQLLSDFAAMAIRQQRQQLRLMQHAGAAAAADMANSLAHQINNPLQSITNLVYMASEGSSTANARSLAESLSPHIELLTNLVTLILSLPPTEHLH; from the coding sequence ATGCTGGCGTCTCCCGTACAAAACATCGCGGATACAGGCATTGAAGTCATCGACCTCCGCGAGAACCTCGAATTCGCGTCCCGCAGTCTTCACGTCCGGAATGCCGCGACGCAGTTGGAGGGAATCCGCCGTCTCTCGCAGGCCTTCATCGGAGACCCCTTCAACGTACTCCAGGTTCTTGTGGACGCCGCCGTCGATCTCTGCGGCGCCGACTCCGCAGGCATCACCATCGAGCGCGATGAGCGGGACCGCACGGAAGCAAACTTCTATCAGTGGGTCGTAACCGCCGGTCAATATAGCCATTTCGCCAGTGCCACGCTCCCCCACGACCCCAATCCATGTCGCATTTGCCTGGAGCGCCAGGGACCTCAGTTCTTTCGCGTCACGCCCCGCTACTTCGAGATCATGGGCATCGTGGCTGAATCTGTCACGGATGGACTTCTCCTGCCCTGGGAGGTGGATGAAACCCGGGGCACCGTCTGGATCGTCGCCCATGGGCGACAAGAGGCCTTCGACTCCCAGGACGTCGGCATGATGCAACTCCTGTCCGACTTCGCCGCCATGGCGATCCGCCAGCAGCGCCAGCAACTGCGTCTGATGCAGCACGCCGGCGCTGCTGCCGCCGCGGATATGGCCAACAGCCTCGCCCATCAGATCAACAATCCACTCCAGTCCATCACCAACCTCGTCTACATGGCCTCCGAGGGCAGCTCCACCGCCAACGCCAGGTCCCTCGCCGAGTCTCTCTCCCCGCATATCGAACTCCTCACCAATCTCGTCACCCTCATCCTGAGCCTGCCACCCACCGAGCACCTCCACTGA
- the rlmN gene encoding 23S rRNA (adenine(2503)-C(2))-methyltransferase RlmN gives MNLESPATLPNPASPKPLFGASLQDITRLMERLRQPMYRATQLHDALHRQRITSLDQITTLPIAIRQTLAAEGYVIGMPEIAQTARSIDGTERYLMRLADGETVETVWMPGGDGGERGDGTPAANEEENEDTLQVDDYKRATICISSQVGCAVNCQFCLTAKLGIRRNLTAGEIAGQVAAVLNRHKVEVGRDRINLVFMGMGEPFLNYAAFMDAVRLMVTSMRIPESRMTVSTSGIIPSIELFALEPIRPKLAVSLNASNDQVRERIMPITRKWGILPLLKAVASVPLRPRERVTFEYVLLGEVNDQPHHAAELVHLLWNHNAKVNLIVWNPGPDIPYQQPTPEAVEAFQQHLRANGIPAYIRRPRGRDIYAACGQLKRTIETPPPALVSITPA, from the coding sequence ATGAACCTCGAATCACCCGCAACTCTCCCCAATCCGGCCTCTCCCAAGCCACTCTTCGGCGCAAGCCTCCAGGACATCACACGCCTCATGGAGCGCCTCCGCCAGCCGATGTATCGCGCCACCCAACTCCACGACGCCCTCCACCGCCAGCGCATCACCTCGCTCGACCAGATCACCACCCTCCCCATCGCCATCCGTCAGACCCTGGCCGCCGAGGGCTATGTCATCGGTATGCCGGAGATCGCCCAGACCGCTCGCTCCATCGATGGCACCGAGCGCTATCTGATGCGCCTTGCCGACGGAGAGACGGTCGAAACCGTCTGGATGCCCGGTGGCGACGGTGGCGAGCGCGGAGACGGCACCCCCGCCGCCAACGAGGAAGAAAACGAAGACACCCTGCAGGTGGACGACTACAAACGAGCCACCATCTGCATCTCCAGCCAGGTAGGCTGCGCCGTCAACTGCCAGTTCTGCCTCACCGCCAAGCTTGGCATCCGCCGCAACCTCACCGCCGGCGAGATCGCCGGACAGGTGGCCGCCGTCCTCAATCGCCACAAGGTCGAAGTAGGCCGCGATCGCATCAACCTCGTCTTCATGGGCATGGGCGAGCCCTTTCTCAACTACGCCGCCTTCATGGACGCCGTGCGCCTCATGGTCACAAGCATGCGTATCCCCGAGTCGCGCATGACCGTCTCGACCTCCGGCATCATCCCCTCCATCGAGCTCTTCGCCCTGGAGCCCATCCGGCCCAAGCTGGCCGTCTCGCTCAACGCCTCCAACGACCAGGTCCGCGAGCGCATCATGCCCATCACGCGCAAGTGGGGCATCCTGCCCCTGCTCAAGGCCGTCGCCAGCGTGCCTCTTCGCCCCCGCGAGCGCGTCACCTTCGAGTACGTCCTGCTCGGCGAGGTCAACGACCAGCCCCACCACGCCGCTGAGCTCGTTCATCTGCTCTGGAACCACAACGCCAAGGTCAACCTCATCGTCTGGAACCCCGGCCCGGACATTCCCTACCAGCAGCCCACACCCGAAGCCGTCGAGGCCTTCCAGCAGCACCTCCGTGCCAACGGCATCCCGGCCTACATCCGTCGCCCCCGCGGGCGCGACATCTACGCCGCCTGCGGCCAGCTCAAGCGCACCATTGAGACGCCTCCCCCGGCCCTCGTCTCAATTACGCCCGCGTAG
- a CDS encoding gluconeogenesis factor YvcK family protein: protein MTRALTANKERPTLRVVAIGGGTGLSTLLRGLKRFVATPGGTTPVSEAHCQDAICLIRDLAAVVTVTDDGGSSGRLREDLKMLPPGDVRNCMVALSEDEHLLSKLFRHRFGQGDLDGHSFGNLFLAALTEITGDFAQAVQMSSQILATRGKIYPATNQNVTLAARMDDDSLVRGETNITASKQRILELMIDPATADPLPETLEAIAQADLISVGPGSLYTSLITNLLVRGIPEALAGSHATRVYVCNLMTQANESLGLTAAQHIEKILQHSGTTKAPIFDYALINGAPISPTLLEQYAREGQMPIEADLDKIRALGVEPIVGNFVHEGDVLRHDHDRVAEALLELALRGRN from the coding sequence TTGACACGGGCTCTGACGGCGAACAAGGAGAGGCCGACGCTTCGGGTGGTGGCGATCGGTGGCGGCACGGGCCTATCCACGCTGTTGCGGGGTCTAAAGCGGTTTGTGGCGACCCCTGGGGGAACCACGCCGGTGAGCGAGGCCCATTGCCAGGATGCCATCTGCCTGATCCGCGATCTGGCGGCCGTGGTGACGGTGACCGATGACGGCGGGTCTTCCGGGCGTTTGCGGGAAGACCTGAAGATGCTGCCTCCGGGCGATGTGCGGAACTGCATGGTTGCGCTCAGCGAAGATGAGCATCTGTTGTCGAAGCTGTTTCGGCACCGGTTCGGGCAGGGCGATCTAGATGGGCACAGCTTTGGCAATCTTTTCCTGGCGGCACTGACGGAGATTACGGGCGACTTCGCGCAGGCGGTGCAGATGTCGTCGCAGATTCTGGCGACACGCGGGAAGATCTATCCGGCAACCAACCAGAATGTGACGCTGGCGGCTCGGATGGACGATGATTCGCTCGTACGAGGAGAGACGAACATCACGGCCAGCAAGCAGAGGATCTTGGAGCTGATGATCGATCCTGCCACCGCCGATCCCCTGCCGGAGACGCTGGAAGCGATTGCACAGGCGGATTTGATCTCGGTGGGACCGGGGTCGCTGTACACGTCACTGATCACGAACCTTCTGGTGCGGGGCATTCCGGAGGCGCTGGCGGGGTCACACGCGACGCGGGTGTATGTGTGCAACCTGATGACGCAGGCGAACGAATCGCTGGGCCTGACGGCGGCACAGCATATCGAGAAGATCCTGCAGCACTCGGGTACGACGAAGGCACCGATCTTCGACTATGCGCTGATCAACGGGGCACCCATCTCGCCGACGCTGCTGGAGCAGTACGCGCGCGAAGGTCAGATGCCGATCGAGGCCGATCTGGACAAGATTCGTGCGCTGGGCGTGGAGCCGATCGTAGGGAATTTTGTCCACGAAGGCGATGTGCTGCGGCACGACCATGACAGGGTGGCGGAAGCACTGCTGGAGCTGGCGCTACGCGGGCGTAATTGA
- a CDS encoding tetratricopeptide repeat protein, producing MAQTKTVTTPTAKRSPRTLAGSLSPVADEARVQALKLYEAALKLMQDGKYEQAHTAFNSMLATAPPELGHSIRMYVNACVQQVAKGKTTFQSHEERYDYAISLLNNGHYADAREEFKAILHENDSADYAFYGLAVLSSMTGESHSCLEHLTEAIRLNAKNRIQARSDSDFQDMADDPRFTELLYPEA from the coding sequence ATGGCACAGACGAAGACCGTAACGACACCTACCGCAAAGCGTTCGCCGCGTACGCTTGCGGGCAGTCTCTCGCCCGTAGCGGACGAAGCGCGCGTGCAGGCGCTGAAGCTGTATGAGGCAGCCCTGAAGCTGATGCAGGATGGGAAGTATGAGCAGGCTCATACCGCCTTCAACAGCATGCTGGCGACGGCTCCTCCCGAGCTTGGCCACAGCATCCGCATGTATGTGAACGCGTGCGTGCAGCAGGTGGCGAAGGGCAAGACGACCTTCCAGAGCCATGAGGAGCGATACGACTATGCGATCTCGCTGCTGAACAACGGGCACTATGCCGACGCGCGCGAGGAGTTCAAGGCCATCCTCCATGAGAACGACTCGGCCGACTACGCGTTCTATGGTCTGGCGGTGCTCTCGAGCATGACGGGCGAGTCGCATAGCTGCCTGGAGCATCTGACGGAGGCGATCCGGCTGAATGCGAAGAACCGGATCCAGGCGCGGTCGGATTCGGACTTCCAGGACATGGCCGACGACCCGCGGTTTACGGAACTGCTTTATCCTGAGGCGTAG
- a CDS encoding DUF4254 domain-containing protein, whose amino-acid sequence MGERQIPVAKSVARLHDDATARWHLPNGAEIVADGGFEAMIVAQHRENFDLWHEEDEARNPGASDARIAAVKHAIDGLNQRRNDLVEEMDDAFSRALTMLDQASLHSETPGMMIDRMSIMALKIYHTHEETIRATASEAHRQKNLLRLAVLREQRADLERCFDELMTDIRAGQKRFKIYRQMKMYNDPELNPVLYGQVAK is encoded by the coding sequence ATGGGCGAGAGACAAATTCCCGTTGCGAAGAGCGTGGCGCGCCTGCACGACGATGCGACTGCGCGGTGGCACCTGCCGAATGGGGCGGAAATCGTCGCGGACGGCGGCTTCGAAGCGATGATCGTGGCGCAGCACCGCGAGAACTTCGACCTTTGGCACGAAGAAGACGAGGCACGCAATCCCGGGGCTTCGGATGCCCGCATTGCAGCCGTGAAACATGCCATCGATGGCCTGAACCAGCGCAGGAACGATCTGGTCGAGGAAATGGACGATGCGTTCTCGAGGGCTCTGACCATGCTCGACCAGGCTTCTTTGCACTCGGAGACTCCGGGCATGATGATTGATCGGATGTCGATTATGGCGCTGAAGATCTATCACACGCATGAGGAGACGATACGGGCCACGGCGAGTGAAGCTCACCGGCAGAAGAACCTTTTGCGGCTAGCCGTGTTGAGAGAACAGAGGGCCGATCTGGAACGTTGTTTCGACGAGTTGATGACTGATATACGAGCAGGACAGAAGCGGTTCAAGATCTACCGGCAGATGAAGATGTATAACGATCCAGAGTTGAATCCGGTGTTGTACGGGCAGGTCGCAAAGTAA
- a CDS encoding glycosyltransferase family 9 protein has protein sequence MPNRTHMPERVLIYRLGSLGDTLVALPAFHLVARTFPQADRRMLTNIPINAKAASAASILEHTGLVHGYFRYVVGMRSPRALFFLWWQLIRWRPQVLIYMGARRGIASAKRDVAFFRLCGIRRIIGAPLTEDRQAPRLIPGPSGERFFESEASRIARNLSELGEPHLEDPATWSLHLTPAEHARAAELLAPIAGRPLLAASIGTKFQPNNWEPQHWTALLARLGTLYPNHALVLTGTPGEFATTEQVAVGWRSTSPNPILNLCGQLTPRETAAVFGHAQLFLGHDSGPMHLAASVQTPCVAIFSAMNPPGVWYPFGRRNRVLYHRVDCAECGLEVCTVQRKKCILSITVDEVLSEVASLLPPILPILGD, from the coding sequence ATGCCCAACCGCACCCATATGCCTGAACGGGTTCTGATCTACCGCCTCGGCAGTCTGGGGGATACGCTGGTCGCTCTTCCGGCGTTTCATCTTGTGGCGCGAACCTTCCCCCAAGCCGATCGGCGCATGCTGACGAATATACCTATCAACGCCAAGGCCGCCTCCGCCGCATCGATCCTCGAGCACACCGGGCTCGTCCATGGCTACTTCCGTTACGTCGTCGGGATGCGCAGCCCGCGCGCTCTCTTTTTCCTGTGGTGGCAGCTCATTCGGTGGCGTCCCCAGGTGCTGATCTACATGGGTGCCCGCCGCGGCATCGCCTCCGCCAAGCGTGATGTGGCCTTCTTTCGCCTCTGCGGCATTCGCCGTATCATCGGTGCTCCCCTCACGGAGGACAGACAGGCCCCGCGCCTCATCCCAGGCCCCTCCGGCGAACGCTTCTTTGAGTCGGAGGCCTCCCGCATAGCGCGTAATCTCTCTGAGTTGGGTGAGCCCCACCTCGAAGATCCTGCCACCTGGAGTCTTCACCTCACGCCTGCAGAACACGCCCGTGCCGCTGAACTGCTCGCCCCCATCGCCGGACGTCCTCTTCTCGCCGCCAGCATCGGCACCAAATTCCAGCCCAACAATTGGGAGCCCCAACATTGGACGGCACTCCTCGCGCGCCTCGGCACCCTCTACCCAAACCACGCGCTCGTCCTCACCGGAACTCCCGGGGAGTTCGCCACCACCGAGCAGGTCGCCGTAGGCTGGCGTTCCACCTCTCCGAACCCAATCCTCAACCTCTGTGGCCAACTCACACCCCGCGAGACGGCCGCTGTCTTCGGGCACGCCCAGCTCTTTCTTGGCCATGACTCTGGCCCCATGCACCTCGCAGCTTCCGTTCAGACGCCGTGCGTCGCCATCTTCTCCGCCATGAATCCTCCCGGCGTCTGGTATCCCTTCGGCCGCCGCAACCGCGTCCTCTACCATCGCGTCGACTGTGCCGAGTGTGGCCTCGAGGTCTGCACCGTGCAAAGGAAGAAGTGCATCCTCTCCATCACCGTCGACGAGGTGCTGTCCGAAGTGGCTTCATTACTGCCTCCGATCCTCCCGATTCTTGGCGATTGA